The genome window ACATTGGTAGTGAAGCTATAGGTGACCTCAGCACCAACAACAATGTTGGTCGATGGATTCACAATATGGTAGTAAGATGCATTAACTGAATCACCCTTTTCATTCCTGCATTGCCAAATGAGGTATTAAACTTGAGATTATATCATTTGGAATGTTTAGTCGTAGATAGGTATATAGAACATAACCACATGTAGAGCTAAAGAAGCAATGAGGTCTGCATTGGTGAAGCTCAATCCCGCGTTGCATTTGGTGAAATTCCCAAACTTCATGTTGAATGAGATATCGGTACCTAGTGCAAGAACATTTGTTCCAAACACACCCGAGAAGTTAACTATTGGGTTGGTAGTCAATCCAATGCTTGAGCTTATCCTAGCATACTCATACAAATACTGGAGTTTAATCTGGTATACACAAAagcgaaaaaaaaaagacatgtCCAATAGCATCTCAAAACACATTTTAAGTAACACGTTTTCGCGACAAAAGCCAAAACAAGAAGGAAGTTTCGAAGGATACAAATTAAAATCTGAGACAAAATTTTGTACCTTGCCAGACCTCTGATCAGGGACTTTGAAGCCAAAGATTGTCTTTAGCCCGGGTGCAGGTTCATCAACTGTTATTGTGGTAAATAGTTGTAACCCCTATACCCAGTTCGATCCAAGGAACCTGATATAGGAATATTACATTTAATGCCAAAGTGATTTTTTCTAATCactaatatatttgaacatttaaaaaataattaagtttccagaaattatatttttgtcccTACTACTTGGAACATACTTGACCTTCCTAAGTACATGCctttctattcaaaattttgaaacataccCTCTTGGCACTTGGAGATGTGATAAGATGGATGCTCACAACCTCAATTACAACTCTTCAAAATTATTGTACCTAATCTGcacacggaaaacaaaaccgtacgctgagtaaaactcaatggtatttctataatctgaatatttaaagacatgataatataataaacacaattaaattataaggacATATTAATGTCTAGTATCATGactatcatttttttattaaacaatatcATATTCGCACAATTGTTATATAAATGgttattcacatatcaaaccatATTTATTCGTACAATGGCATTAGCCATgcaatactcaattcatgaatacatcaTTATATACCATACTCAATTTTCATTACTTGCTATATAATAGCTTCCATAATTTgttcacatatcattt of Gossypium raimondii isolate GPD5lz chromosome 3, ASM2569854v1, whole genome shotgun sequence contains these proteins:
- the LOC105794083 gene encoding mitochondrial outer membrane protein porin of 34 kDa; amino-acid sequence: MGLLLFLLSMFLLPLQAITFAGMKKCDLFLADVNTQLKFRNVTTDIKVDTSSNGLQLFTTITVDEPAPGLKTIFGFKVPDQRSGKIKLQYLYEYARISSSIGLTTNPIVNFSGVFGTNVLALGTDISFNMKFGNFTKCNAGLSFTNADLIASLALHVVMNEKGDSVNASYYHIVNPSTNIVVGAEVTYSFTTNVNTITVGTQYALDPLTTIKAWVNNASMVSALIQHEWLSKSLFTIYGEVDTESIDKSPKVGLALALKP